The Lysobacter sp. genome includes a window with the following:
- a CDS encoding 2-oxoglutarate dehydrogenase E1 component: MDSLLKQFARSSQLGANAAYIEDLYEQYLVAPDSVGPKWKTYFDGIKGRDGADVPHSAVIAAIAEAGRQAARGVVVAGGGNAVSDSREFAVSKLIVAYRSRGHLAAELDPLGMWEKSEAPDLEIGFHGLTNNDLDTTFSSGGAGGQAQMKLRDLVSLLKATYTGSIGAEFMHITDVEQRRWMYERLERAGGDFKRSDDDKRRILERLTAAEGLERYLHTKYVGQKRFSLEGGDALIPLLDVMIRRAGNDGVKDVVLGMAHRGRLNVLVNTLGKPPRKLFDEFEGKFEHDEHAHAGDVKYHMGFSADIATPGGPVHLALAFNPSHLEIVDPVVAGSVRSRQERRGDKARKQVVPIIMHGDAAFAGQGVVMELLQMSQARGFAVGGTLHIVINNQVGFTTSERQDARSTLYCTDVAKMVGAPVLHVNGDDPEAVAFCAELAFDFRQKFAKDVVIDLVCYRRHGHNEADEPAATQPLMYQNIRKRKTTRELYAERLAAKGTLTADDAKALVDGYRDKLDAGVVTTELAPANPDAYAIDWRPLLEGKLSDPVDTRVPRKKLDALATIINALPEGASLHARVAKIYEDRRKMAAGELAGDWGFAENLAYATLLDEGYKLRLVGQDCGRGTFFHRHAILHDQKNDVDHMPLRQLVKNPEDATIIDSLLSEEAVMAFEYGYATADPMTLDIWEGQFGDFANGAQVVIDQFLSSGEAKWGRICGLALFLPHGYEGQGPEHSSARLERFLQLCALQNMIVCTPTTPAQAYHMIRRQMRMKTRKPLVVMTPKSLLRHKLAVSTLDELANGEFQHLIPDASADPKSVKRVVVCGGKVYYDLLEDAQKRGQTDVAIVRIEQLYPFPRAELTAQLKHYAKATQVVWCQEEPQNQGAWYQIQHHLLTCLQDKQQLSYTGRSRSPSPAAGHFNDHVEEQLQLIADALVNPLSGEHADE; the protein is encoded by the coding sequence GTGGACAGTCTCCTGAAGCAATTTGCCCGGTCCTCCCAGCTCGGCGCCAATGCCGCCTACATCGAGGACCTGTACGAACAGTATCTGGTCGCCCCCGACAGCGTCGGGCCGAAGTGGAAAACCTATTTCGATGGCATCAAGGGTCGCGACGGCGCCGATGTGCCGCACTCCGCGGTTATCGCCGCGATCGCCGAAGCCGGTCGCCAGGCCGCACGCGGCGTGGTCGTGGCCGGCGGCGGCAATGCGGTCAGCGACAGCCGCGAGTTCGCGGTCAGCAAGCTGATCGTCGCCTACCGCTCGCGCGGCCATCTCGCCGCCGAGCTCGACCCGCTGGGCATGTGGGAAAAGAGCGAAGCCCCGGATCTGGAGATCGGCTTCCACGGCCTGACCAACAACGATCTCGACACCACCTTCTCCAGCGGCGGTGCCGGCGGTCAGGCGCAGATGAAATTGCGCGATCTGGTCTCGCTGCTCAAGGCGACCTACACCGGCAGCATCGGCGCCGAATTCATGCACATCACCGACGTCGAACAGCGTCGCTGGATGTACGAGCGCCTCGAACGCGCGGGCGGCGATTTCAAGCGCAGCGACGACGACAAGCGCCGGATCCTCGAACGCCTCACCGCCGCCGAAGGCCTGGAACGCTACCTGCATACCAAATACGTTGGCCAGAAGCGCTTCTCGCTGGAAGGCGGCGATGCGCTCATTCCGCTGCTCGACGTGATGATCCGCCGCGCCGGCAACGATGGCGTGAAGGACGTGGTGCTGGGCATGGCCCATCGCGGTCGTCTCAACGTGCTGGTCAACACGCTCGGCAAACCGCCGCGCAAGCTGTTCGACGAATTCGAGGGCAAGTTCGAGCACGACGAACACGCCCACGCCGGCGACGTGAAGTACCACATGGGCTTCAGCGCCGATATCGCCACGCCGGGCGGCCCCGTGCATCTCGCCCTCGCCTTCAACCCCTCGCATCTGGAAATCGTCGACCCGGTGGTCGCCGGCAGCGTGCGTTCGCGCCAGGAGCGCCGTGGCGACAAGGCCCGCAAGCAGGTGGTGCCGATCATCATGCACGGCGACGCCGCGTTCGCCGGCCAGGGCGTGGTGATGGAACTGCTGCAGATGTCGCAGGCCCGCGGCTTCGCGGTCGGCGGCACGCTGCACATCGTGATCAACAACCAGGTCGGCTTCACCACCAGCGAACGCCAGGACGCGCGCTCGACCCTGTACTGCACCGATGTCGCCAAGATGGTCGGCGCGCCGGTGCTGCACGTGAACGGCGACGACCCGGAAGCGGTCGCGTTCTGCGCCGAGTTGGCCTTCGATTTCCGCCAGAAATTCGCCAAGGACGTGGTCATCGACCTGGTCTGCTATCGCCGCCACGGCCACAACGAAGCCGACGAACCGGCGGCGACCCAGCCGCTGATGTACCAGAACATCCGCAAGCGCAAGACCACGCGCGAGCTGTATGCCGAGCGTCTCGCCGCCAAGGGCACGCTCACCGCCGACGACGCGAAAGCGCTGGTCGATGGCTACCGCGACAAGCTTGATGCCGGCGTGGTGACCACCGAGCTGGCGCCGGCGAATCCCGATGCCTACGCGATCGACTGGCGCCCGCTGCTGGAAGGCAAACTGTCCGACCCGGTCGACACCCGGGTGCCGCGCAAGAAACTCGACGCGCTGGCGACGATCATCAACGCGCTGCCGGAAGGCGCCAGCCTGCATGCGCGCGTCGCCAAGATCTACGAAGACCGCCGCAAGATGGCTGCTGGCGAGCTGGCGGGCGACTGGGGCTTCGCCGAAAACCTCGCCTACGCCACGCTGCTCGACGAAGGCTACAAACTGCGTCTGGTCGGCCAGGACTGCGGTCGCGGCACGTTCTTCCACCGCCACGCGATCCTGCACGACCAGAAAAACGACGTCGACCACATGCCGCTGCGGCAACTGGTCAAGAATCCGGAAGACGCCACCATCATCGACTCGCTGCTCAGCGAGGAAGCGGTGATGGCGTTCGAGTACGGCTACGCCACCGCCGATCCCATGACCCTCGATATCTGGGAAGGCCAGTTCGGCGATTTCGCCAACGGCGCGCAGGTGGTGATCGACCAGTTCCTGTCTTCGGGCGAAGCCAAGTGGGGCCGGATCTGCGGTCTCGCGCTGTTCCTGCCGCACGGCTACGAAGGCCAGGGCCCCGAGCACAGCTCGGCGCGCCTGGAACGCTTCCTGCAACTGTGTGCGCTGCAGAACATGATCGTCTGCACGCCGACCACGCCAGCGCAGGCGTACCACATGATCCGCCGGCAGATGCGCATGAAGACGCGCAAACCGCTGGTGGTGATGACCCCGAAATCGCTGCTGCGCCACAAGCTTGCGGTGTCGACGCTGGACGAACTGGCGAACGGCGAATTCCAGCATCTGATCCCGGATGCCAGCGCCGATCCGAAGTCGGTCAAGCGCGTCGTGGTCTGCGGTGGCAAGGTCTATTACGATCTGCTGGAAGACGCGCAGAAACGTGGGCAGACCGATGTGGCGATCGTGCGCATCGAACAACTGTATCCGTTCCCGCGCGCCGAACTCACCGCCCAACTCAAGCACTACGCCAAGGCGACCCAGGTCGTATGGTGCCAGGAAGAGCCGCAGAACCAGGGCGCGTGGTACCAGATCCAGCATCACCTGCTCACCTGCCTGCAGGACAAGCAGCAGCTCAGCTACACCGGCCGCAGCCGCTCGCCCTCGCCCGCCGCCGGTCATTTCAACGACCACGTCGAAGAGCAGTTGCAGCTGATCGCGGACGCGCTGGTCAATCCGCTCAGCGGCGAGCACGCCGACGAATGA
- the sucB gene encoding dihydrolipoyllysine-residue succinyltransferase: MAIEIKVPVLPESVSDAVIATWHKKAGDAVKRDENIVDLETDKVVLEVPSTVDGVIKELKFVEGATVLSQQVIAIIEEGAAAAAPAVGAAEAAKPAASNAPVAAPAAPTAAPATAAGLPPGARFAAATSGVDPADVAGTGRRGAVTKEDIVNYASGKTAGVGGGARPEERVPMTRMRTRIAERLMQSKNSIAMLTSFNEVNLAKVMQMRKELGESFEKANGVKLGFMSFFAKAAANALQRHPIVNASVDGNDVIYHGYADISIAVATDKGLVTPVLRNVERMGFAEIEGAIAGYAKAAREGGLKLEDLQGGTFTITNGGTFGSLMSTPIVNPPQSAILGMHAIKERAIVENGVVVAAPMMYIAISYDHRIIDGKDAVLFLVDIKNQLENPHRMLLGM, encoded by the coding sequence ATGGCCATCGAAATCAAGGTCCCCGTTCTTCCCGAATCCGTCTCCGACGCCGTCATCGCCACTTGGCACAAGAAGGCCGGCGATGCGGTCAAACGCGACGAGAACATCGTCGACCTCGAAACCGACAAGGTCGTGCTGGAAGTCCCGTCGACCGTCGATGGCGTGATCAAGGAACTGAAGTTCGTCGAAGGCGCGACCGTGCTCAGCCAGCAGGTCATCGCGATCATCGAGGAAGGCGCCGCCGCAGCGGCTCCTGCCGTGGGAGCGGCGGAAGCCGCGAAACCGGCCGCCTCGAATGCGCCTGTCGCGGCTCCCGCCGCTCCCACAGCGGCGCCTGCAACCGCCGCCGGACTGCCGCCGGGCGCGCGCTTCGCCGCAGCGACCAGCGGTGTGGATCCCGCCGATGTGGCCGGCACCGGCCGCCGCGGCGCGGTCACCAAGGAAGACATCGTCAACTACGCCAGCGGCAAGACCGCCGGCGTGGGCGGCGGCGCCCGCCCGGAAGAGCGCGTGCCGATGACGCGCATGCGCACCCGCATCGCCGAACGCCTGATGCAGTCGAAGAACTCCATCGCCATGCTCACTTCGTTCAACGAAGTGAACCTCGCGAAAGTCATGCAGATGCGCAAGGAACTGGGCGAATCGTTCGAGAAGGCCAACGGCGTCAAGCTCGGCTTCATGAGCTTCTTCGCCAAGGCCGCCGCGAATGCGCTGCAGCGCCATCCCATCGTCAACGCCTCGGTCGACGGCAACGACGTGATCTATCACGGCTACGCCGACATCAGCATCGCGGTCGCCACCGACAAGGGTCTGGTCACGCCGGTGCTGCGCAATGTCGAACGCATGGGCTTCGCCGAGATCGAAGGCGCCATCGCCGGTTACGCCAAGGCGGCGCGCGAAGGCGGCCTGAAGCTGGAAGACCTGCAGGGCGGCACCTTCACCATCACCAACGGCGGCACCTTCGGCTCGCTGATGTCCACGCCGATCGTCAACCCGCCGCAGTCGGCGATCCTCGGCATGCACGCCATCAAGGAGCGCGCGATCGTCGAGAACGGCGTCGTGGTCGCCGCGCCGATGATGTACATCGCGATCAGCTACGACCACCGCATCATCGACGGCAAGGACGCGGTGCTGTTCCTGGTCGACATCAAGAACCAGCTGGAAAATCCGCACCGCATGCTGCTGGGCATGTGA